One region of Paenibacillus sp. genomic DNA includes:
- a CDS encoding DUF3231 family protein — MSAESVKPANIELSSTEIGGLWSIYMQESMAVCFLRYFLHHLQDEEIIPLAEQSLALSQGRLSRIESIFSAEQFPIPTGFTDKDVNLEAPALFHDPFALSFIYMNNRLAMINFAFTSSNNVRLDVLDFFNECLHSTTEMFGKAVKLLLEKGLYDRPPKMNYPEKVEFVQKQTFLNGMFGKKRPLNAIELSEIFFNIERNYFAVIIMLGFAQVMEDKDLKNFILRGKEISEKQIEFFNKLLLEEELLGTVTVSMEVTDSTVSPFSDKLILAMINMLNAVDIVLLSHATALSMRTDLIANYTKIIAEIMAYAKDTFDIVVERQWLEQPPLTTDRQQLIYS; from the coding sequence ATGGCCGTTTGTTTCCTTCGTTATTTCCTGCACCACCTGCAGGACGAGGAAATCATTCCGCTCGCCGAACAGTCGCTGGCCCTCTCGCAAGGGCGCTTATCCCGGATCGAGAGCATCTTCTCGGCCGAACAATTTCCGATTCCGACGGGCTTTACGGACAAAGACGTCAACTTAGAGGCTCCCGCCTTATTTCACGACCCGTTCGCTTTAAGTTTCATTTACATGAACAATCGATTGGCCATGATCAACTTCGCGTTCACGTCCTCGAACAACGTTCGTCTCGACGTGCTCGATTTTTTCAACGAATGTTTGCACTCGACGACCGAAATGTTCGGCAAAGCGGTGAAGCTGCTGTTGGAGAAAGGGCTGTACGACCGGCCGCCGAAAATGAACTATCCCGAGAAGGTGGAATTCGTGCAAAAGCAAACGTTCTTGAACGGGATGTTCGGAAAGAAGCGACCCCTGAACGCCATCGAGTTAAGCGAAATCTTCTTTAACATCGAACGAAATTACTTCGCCGTCATCATCATGCTGGGCTTCGCCCAAGTGATGGAGGACAAGGATTTGAAAAATTTCATCCTCCGGGGGAAAGAGATCAGCGAAAAACAGATCGAGTTTTTCAACAAGCTGCTTCTCGAGGAGGAACTGCTCGGCACGGTGACGGTCAGCATGGAAGTGACCGACTCGACGGTATCCCCGTTCTCCGACAAACTGATTTTGGCCATGATCAATATGTTGAACGCGGTGGACATCGTGCTTCTATCCCATGCGACGGCGCTGTCCATGCGAACCGACTTGATCGCCAACTACACCAAAATTATCGCCGAGATTATGGCTTACGCCAAAGACACGTTCGATATCGTCGTGGAGCGGCAATGGCTGGAGCAGCCTCCCTTGACGACGGACCGGCAGCAATTGATTTACAGTTAA
- a CDS encoding multidrug effflux MFS transporter — MTNIEGKAQWKMPLAGSRSGGRMLAGVVLGTVTAIGPFSIDMYLPALPEMAAEYGTTAAWTQLTLTTFLLGMAFGQIVAGPISDAWGRRGPLFVGMAVYIITSLLCAFAPSVEWLAFLRFVQGLAGASGIVIARAIARDRFDGAELTKFFALLTLIGGAGPIVAPLVGGQLLLVTSWQGVFLLLGAFGALLWLSVYLAVPESLPKHARIAGGLPKSVKAMLGLLRNRELIGYAVTQGLMMGGLFAYISGSSFMMQDLYGVSPQTFSLLFALNGSGYIIGAQGTARLVGKFRESSLLLTGLILSAVAGAALFAALLSQASLYAVVPALFVMIFCVGIISTTSMSLALQKHKQNAGSAAGLLGLIGMLFGAVISPLSGLFGGESAASIGAVIAVCSTGALAGYLLIVPKSERA, encoded by the coding sequence ATGACGAACATCGAGGGGAAAGCGCAATGGAAGATGCCGCTCGCCGGCAGCCGCTCGGGAGGGCGGATGCTGGCGGGAGTGGTGCTCGGCACGGTGACGGCGATCGGACCGTTCTCGATCGATATGTATTTGCCGGCGCTGCCGGAGATGGCCGCGGAGTACGGAACGACCGCCGCGTGGACGCAGCTGACGCTGACTACGTTCCTGCTCGGCATGGCGTTCGGCCAAATCGTCGCGGGCCCGATCAGCGACGCTTGGGGCCGAAGGGGGCCGCTGTTCGTCGGCATGGCCGTATATATTATTACTTCGTTGTTATGCGCCTTCGCGCCGTCCGTGGAGTGGTTGGCGTTCCTGCGTTTCGTGCAGGGGCTCGCGGGCGCGTCGGGCATCGTGATTGCGCGCGCGATCGCGAGAGACCGGTTCGACGGCGCGGAGCTGACGAAATTTTTCGCGCTGCTGACGCTGATCGGAGGCGCGGGGCCGATCGTGGCGCCGCTCGTCGGCGGGCAGCTGCTGCTCGTCACGTCGTGGCAGGGCGTATTCCTTCTGCTCGGCGCGTTCGGCGCGCTGCTGTGGCTGTCCGTGTACCTGGCCGTGCCGGAAAGCTTGCCGAAGCATGCGCGCATCGCCGGCGGGCTGCCGAAGTCGGTGAAAGCGATGCTCGGGCTGCTGCGCAATCGGGAGCTGATCGGCTATGCGGTGACGCAGGGGCTAATGATGGGCGGACTGTTCGCCTACATCTCCGGATCGTCCTTCATGATGCAGGACTTGTACGGCGTGTCGCCGCAGACGTTCAGCCTGCTCTTCGCGCTGAACGGCTCCGGGTACATCATCGGCGCGCAGGGGACGGCTCGTCTCGTCGGCAAATTCCGCGAGAGCTCGCTGCTGCTGACCGGACTGATCCTGTCCGCCGTCGCGGGGGCGGCGCTGTTCGCGGCGCTGCTGAGCCAGGCGAGTTTGTATGCGGTCGTTCCGGCTTTATTCGTCATGATCTTCTGCGTCGGCATCATTTCGACGACGAGCATGTCGCTCGCGCTGCAGAAGCATAAACAGAACGCCGGCAGCGCGGCCGGGCTGCTCGGGCTGATCGGCATGCTGTTCGGCGCCGTCATTTCCCCGCTGTCGGGGCTGTTCGGCGGCGAGTCGGCCGCGTCGATCGGCGCGGTGATCGCCGTCTGCTCGACGGGCGCGCTGGCCGGATATTTGCTCATCGTGCCGAAGTCGGAACGGGCATAA
- a CDS encoding Cof-type HAD-IIB family hydrolase: MNRKMVFFDIDGTLLDHHTRTIPASTREAIAELRRLGHEVAIATGRGPFMFRSIREELDIHTYVSLNGQYVVHEGSVVRSQPIPKPVLERLHESAKTSNHPIVYMAAETMKCAETDHPFVVESLSSLELDMPDYHPNYFHEEDIYQAMVFCEAEAEEAYRQGFDLQFIRWHRYSMDVLPFGGSKAEGVQAMIERLGFRREDVYAFGDNLNDIEMLRFAGTGVAMGNAPETVKLVADVVTRDVGDDGIWHGLKAVGLL; this comes from the coding sequence GTGAACCGAAAAATGGTGTTTTTCGACATCGACGGCACGCTGCTGGATCATCATACGCGAACGATTCCCGCGTCGACGCGCGAGGCGATCGCGGAGCTGCGCAGACTCGGCCACGAGGTCGCGATCGCGACGGGACGGGGGCCGTTCATGTTCCGGAGCATCCGCGAGGAGCTCGACATTCATACGTACGTCAGCTTGAACGGGCAATACGTCGTGCACGAGGGAAGCGTCGTCCGCAGCCAGCCGATTCCGAAACCGGTCCTGGAGCGACTGCATGAATCCGCGAAAACAAGCAATCATCCGATCGTATATATGGCGGCGGAGACGATGAAATGCGCCGAGACGGACCATCCGTTCGTCGTGGAAAGCTTATCGTCCTTGGAGCTCGACATGCCGGACTACCACCCGAACTATTTTCATGAAGAGGATATTTATCAAGCGATGGTGTTCTGCGAAGCGGAGGCGGAGGAGGCGTACCGGCAAGGCTTCGATCTGCAGTTTATCCGCTGGCATCGGTATTCTATGGACGTGCTGCCTTTCGGAGGTTCGAAGGCGGAAGGCGTGCAAGCGATGATCGAACGGCTCGGCTTCCGGAGGGAGGACGTGTACGCGTTCGGCGACAACCTGAACGATATCGAAATGCTGCGCTTCGCGGGCACCGGCGTCGCGATGGGGAACGCGCCGGAGACGGTGAAGCTGGTTGCGGACGTCGTCACGCGCGACGTCGGCGACGACGGCATTTGGCACGGCTTGAAGGCGGTCGGGCTGTTGTAA